A window of the Anoplopoma fimbria isolate UVic2021 breed Golden Eagle Sablefish chromosome 17, Afim_UVic_2022, whole genome shotgun sequence genome harbors these coding sequences:
- the traip gene encoding E3 ubiquitin-protein ligase TRAIP, with product MPIRAYCTICSDFFDHSKDVAAIHCGHTFHYDCLLQWFQTAPTKTCPQCRKQVSTRHIINKLYFDIGGEEEATRDPESLQNELDRMKVLLNSKERDWRDKQKTVDNLKDTVDKQRRDLDSVRKDIMEKEMLCSTLRKQMTYLETQQNETQAAKEEARRLRARMKTYESLDMLLQGQRAEVESMITDMGVSQAAVEQLSIYCISLKKEYDNLKGSLKSTNDMCEKLKREVLTSNNKLHKATVEVNQTKEDMKSLQNDLANADKEISSLKKKVEFLQRTLSTPTRTNEALSRLVFESPAPMELKQPRFHHPADSQDIDLNMTYDVTTPDDLDKRKTQFQSKKMRLDPLASSGPKHYEKSSSVIKTRDEDGSLDPFLRNSILFRKKTFGSMLDPQRKLGAVRTGYDGLGGRTKFIQPSPLSEIRPLMKAKRKKVTRPPPKISTCLTLDGFLE from the exons ATGCCTATCCGAGCTTATTGCACAATTTGCTCCGATTTCTTCGATCACTCCAAAGATGTTGCTGCCATCCACTGCGGACACACTTTCCACTATGACTG TCTTCTCCAGTGGTTTCAGACAGCCCCTACGAAAACCTGTCCACAGTGTAGAAAACAG GTCAGCACCAGACACATTATCAACAAGCTGTACTTTGACAtcggtggagaggaggaggccacAAGGGACCCCGAAAGCTTACAG AATGAGCTTGATCGAATGAAGGTGCTTTTAAACTCCAAAG AGCGAGACTGGCGGGACAAACAGAAGACGGTGGACAATCTGAAGGACACCGTGGACAAGCAGAGGAGAGACCTGGACAGTGTCCGGAAAGATATTATGGAAAAGGAGATGCTCTGTTCCACCCTCAGA AAACAGATGACATACCTTGAGACGCAACAGAATGAAACTCAGGCGGCCAAGGAGGAAGCCCGGAGACTCAGGGCCAGAATGAAAACCTATGAGAG CTTGGATATGTTGTTGCAGGGCCAGAGAGCAGAGGTGGAGTCCATGATCACAGATATGGGTGTCAGTCAGGCTGCAGTGGAGCAGCTCTCCATCTACTGCATCTCGCTCAAAAA AGAGTACGATAATCTAAAAGGAAGCCTGAAGTCTACAAATGACATGTGTGAGAAGCTAAAGAGAGAAGTGCTCACCTCAAACAACAAG ttACACAAAGCCACAGTGGAGGTGAATCAGACCAAAGAGGACATGAAGTCTCTGCAAAACGATTTGGCAAATGCTGACAAGGAGATCTCT AGTCTTAAGAAAAAAGTGGAGTTTCTTCAGAGGACTCTGAGCACCCCAACACGGACAAATGAAGCCCTCAGTCGGCTCGTCTTTGAAAG CCCCGCCCCAATGGAGCTGAAGCAGCCTCGCTTCCACCATCCTGCCGACAGTCAGGACATTGACCTCAACATGACGTACGACGTCACTACCCCTGATGATTTGGACAAGAGAAAGACGCAGTTCCAATCCAAGAAGATGCGGCTTGATCCTCTGGC gtCGTCTGGGCCCAAACACTACGAGAAAAGTTCATCTGTAATCAAG ACTCGAGACGAGGATGGATCCCTGGATCCTTTTTTGAGGAACTCCATCCTCTTCAGAAAGAAGACTTTCGGTAGCATGTTGGACCCTCAGAGGAAGCTTGGAGCT GTGAGAACTGGTTATGATGGTTTGGGAGGACGTACTAAATTCATCCAACCT
- the mon1a gene encoding vacuolar fusion protein MON1 homolog A, producing the protein MDGEAQRAAASWENGTLLAPVDRLRSERAESPTPGLVEGTEPGAGQKSAMFVHAQSFEDLTAEEGDLKEAEPDKSGECAEDIEVLVGEKSIEEHHKDDITSESRPKEEDVSSEAWRSHRKHVFVLSEAGKPIYTRYGTEEALSSTMGVMMALVSVLEAEKNIIRSIHADGCKVVFLTKSPLVLVGVSRTSQTDKELLRELQYIYYQIVSLLTLTQLNHIFQRKQNYDLRRLLAGSEYLTDNLLHRLDRDPGLLLSAVTCLPLASSARDMVSSGLQAAKSESLVFSILLAGDRLVTLVRKKDQFLHHIDLHLVFNLVGSSSSFREGEGWTPICLPKFNTAGFFHAHISYLEPASQLCLILVSTDREDFFNMSNCKQRFMERLSKRSAYQALKEALKCPSYSVAQVGIPELRHFLYKSKSSGLYTSPEFPEMYQSDEEQERLMGLYQDLHSSLHHPTRPLRSFYRCSETENLLAWVTSGFELYLCFSPLGTKALAVSAVTKLLKWIRKEEDRLFILSPLTY; encoded by the exons ATGGATGGAGAAGCCCAAAGGGCCGCTGCCTCATGGGAGAATGGTACCCTCCTGGCTCCCGTGGACCGCCTTCGCTCCGAGAGGGCGGAAAGCCCCACACCAGGTCTGGTGGAGGGAACTGAACCAG GTGCCGGTCAGAAGAGTGCCATGTTCGTCCATGCACAGTCTTTCGAGGACTTGACAGCGGAGGAAGGGGATCTGAAGGAGGCCGAACCGGACAAGTCTGGAGAGTGTGCAGAGGACATCGAGGTGCTGGTGGGAGAGAAAAGCATAGAGGAGCATCACaaagacgacatcacatcagaGAGTAGGCCTAAGGAGGAGGACGTGTCCAGTGAGGCATGGAGGAGCCACAGGAAACACGTTTTTGTGCTGAGCGAGGCCGGAAAGCCAATCTACACCCGCTACGGCACGGAGGAGGCCCTGTCCAGCACCATGGGGGTGATGATGGCCCTTGTGTCCGTCCTCGAGGCCGAGAAGAACATCATTCGTTCCATACATGCAG ATGGCTGTAAAGTGGTTTTCCTAACCAAGAGTCCTCTGGTCCTGGTGGGCGTGTCTCGGACCTCTCAAACTGACAAGGAGCTGCTGCGGGAGCTGCAGTACATCTACTACCAGATCGTCAGCCTCCTGACCCTCACCCAGCTCAACCACATCTTCCAGCGCAAGCAGAACTACGACCTGCGTCGCCTGCTGGCCGGCTCCGAGTACCTCACCGACAACCTGCTGCATCGACTAGACCGAGACCCCGGGCTGCTGCTCAGCGCCGTCACCTGCCTGCCTCTGGCCAGCTCCGCCAGGGACATGGTGTCGTCAGGCCTGCAGGCCGCCAAATCCGAGAGCCTGGTGTTCTCCATCCTGCTGGCGGGCGACCGCCTGGTCACTCTGGTGAGGAAAAAGGACCAGTTCCTGCACCACATAGACTTGCACCTGGTCTTCAACCTCGTCGGTTCCTCCTCGTCCTTCCGAGAGGGCGAAGGTTGGACGCCGATCTGTCTGCCAAAGTTCAACACCGCAGGATTTTTCCACGCTCACATCTCTTACCTGGAGCCCGCTTCCCAGCTCTGCCTCATCCTGGTATCGACTGACCGAGAggacttttttaacatgtccAACTGCAAGCAACGGTTCATGGAGAGGCTGAGCAAGCGCAGCGCCTACCAGGCCCTGAAAGAAGCCCTTAAATGTCCCAGCTATTCTGTGGCGCAGGTCGGCATCCCGGAGCTCAGGCACTTCCTGTACAAATCAAAGAGCTCAGGGCTGTACACCAG tCCAGAGTTCCCTGAAATGTACCAGTCTGATGAAGAGCAGGAAAGGCTGATGGGACTGTACCAGGACCTCCACAGCAGCTTGCATCATCCAACCAGACCCCTCCGCTCCTTCTACCGCTGTAGTGAAACTGAAAACCTGCTGGCATGG GTGACAAGTGGCTTCGAGCTCTACCTCTGCTTCAGTCCGCTGGGGACCAAGGCCTTGGCCGTGTCTGCTGTCACCAAACTGCTGAAGTGGATCAGGAAGGAGGAGGATCGCCTCTTCATCCTGAGTCCTCTCACATACTGA